The following proteins are encoded in a genomic region of Syngnathoides biaculeatus isolate LvHL_M chromosome 15, ASM1980259v1, whole genome shotgun sequence:
- the slc2a2 gene encoding solute carrier family 2, facilitated glucose transporter member 2: protein MASGKDLTGTLALAVSTAALGSLQFGYSMGVINAPQRVIERHYGRSLGLLPQEGVRTSENASVPGDPSQEQAHPAVLMYWSLSVAIFSVGGVVSSFLVGFVGDLRGRVKGMLMANLLAVAGGLLMGFCKLWKPHVMVIAGRAILGFYCGLTSGLVPMYIGEIAPKAYRGALGTVHQLAIVIGILISQVIGLDFILGNDDMWHVLLGLSGAPAVLQSLLLPLCPESPRYLYILLGKEREAQKSLLRLKGAYDASADLEEMRREKEEADQVSRVSISSLLCSSELRPQLFVALMMHLSQQLSGINAIFYYSTAIFAGAGIGQPVYATIGVGAINTFFTLVSVALVDRAGRRTLMLAGLGGMCFCAVAMTIGLKFQTSYAGMSYVSMAAIFLFVAFFEIGPGPIPWFIVAELFSQGPRPAAIALAGFCNWTSNFIVGMTFPYIQKWLGAYVFVLFAALLFGFTAFTYRRLPETKGKNFEEIAALFRKGGKKAPADAKRHDVELLQLNASTSA from the exons ATGGCCTCGGGGAAG GACCTGACGGGCACGCTGGCCTTGGCCGTTTCGACGGCGGCGTTGGGCTCCCTGCAGTTCGGGTACAGCATGGGGGTCATCAACGCGCCGCAACGG GTGATCGAGAGGCACTACGGGCGGTCGCTGGGCTTGCTGCCCCAGGAAGGCGTCCGCACGTCCGAAAACGCCAGCGTCCCCGGGGACCCCTCGCAGGAGCAGGCCCACCCCGCCGTGCTCATGTACTGGTCTCTGTCTGTGGCCATCTTCTCCGTGGGCGGGGTGGTCTCCTCCTTCCTGGTGGGATTCGTGGGAGACCTGAGGGGCAG GGTGAAGGGCATGCTGATGGCCAACTTGCTGGCCGTGGCCGGCGGCCTCCTGATGGGATTCTGCAAGTTGTGGAAGCCCCACGTCATGGTCATCGCGGGCCGCGCCATTCTGGGCTTTTACTGCG GCTTGACGTCCGGCCTGGTGCCCATGTACATCGGCGAGATCGCGCCCAAAGCCTACCGGGGGGCCCTGGGGACCGTCCACCAGCTGGCGATCGTCATCGGCATCCTCATCAGCCAG GTCATCGGCTTGGACTTCATCCTGGGTAACGACGACATGTGGCACGTCCTCCTGGGCCTGTCGGGGGCCCCCGCCGTGCTGCAGTCCCTCCTTTTGCCGCTGTGCCCCGAGAGCCCCCGCTACCTCTACATCCTGCTCGGCAAGGAACGGGAAGCTCAAAAAA GTCTGCTTCGCCTGAAGGGGGCGTACGACGCGTCGGCCGATCTGGAAGAGATGCGGCGGGAGAAGGAGGAGGCGGACCAGGTGTCCCGGGTCTCCATCTCGTCCTTG TTGTGTTCGTCGGAGTTGAGGCCCCAGCTGTTCGTGGCCCTCATGATGCACTTGTCTCAGCAGCTGTCGGGCATCAACGCG ATCTTTTACTACTCCACGGCAATCTTCGCCGGGGCCGGCATCGGTCAGCCCGTCTACGCCACCATCGGCGTCGGCGCCATCAACACGTTCTTCACTCTGGTGTCT GTGGCGCTGGTGGACCGGGCCGGCAGGCGCACGCTGATGCTCGCCGGCCTGGGCGGCATGTGCTTCTGCGCCGTCGCCATGACGATTGGCCTCAAGTTCCAG ACCTCGTACGCCGGGATGAGCTACGTCAGCATGGCGGCCATCTTCCTTTTCGTGGCCTTCTTCGAGATCGGGCCCGGTCCGATTCCGTGGTTCATCGTGGCCGAGTTGTTCAGCCAGGGGCCCCGGCCGGCGGCCATCGCGCTGGCCGGCTTCTGCAATTGGACCAGCAACTTCATCGTGGGCATGACCTTTCCCTACATACag AAGTGGCTCGGCGCGTACGTCTTCGTCTTGTTCGCCGCCCTGCTTTTCGGCTTCACCGCCTTCACGTACCGGCGGTTGCCGGAGACCAAGGGCAAGAACTTCGAGGAGATCGCCGCGCTGTTCCGGAAGGGCGGGAAAAAGGCGCCGGCCGACGCCAAGCGCCACGACGTCGAATTGCTTCAGCTCAATGCGTCGACGAGCGCTTGA